In Misgurnus anguillicaudatus chromosome 5, ASM2758022v2, whole genome shotgun sequence, a genomic segment contains:
- the igf3 gene encoding insulin-like growth factor 3 — MPSNTMPSHTRHLQTARGFMLKVSSWRSACILYSLLCILALQEGTEGAKARCGRELVADLEFVCGDRGFYRGKPGIPRASGPRSRGRGIVEQCCVRGCDLQHLESYCAKPKRVRRHDPALLQETVEEQFWRVFQRRHQQLAEINRDGEATSERLRERALYQRNFSGPVLLNSDTKTPNRPPSARHHLSTDRMTSIVTFIPQIGES; from the exons ATGCCATCCAACACAATGCCTTCTCACACCAGACACCTACAGACAGCCAGAGGATTCATGTTGAAG GTGTCCAGCTGGAGAAGTGCCTGTATTCTGTACTCCCTGCTCTGCATACTGGCTCTGCAAGAAGGCACGGAGGGTGCCAAAGCACGCTGTGGACGAGAGCTGGTCGCTGACCTGGAGTTTGTGTGTGGAGACCGTGGATTTTACAGAG GCAAACCTGGAATACCCCGTGCCAGCGGTCCCCGCTCTCGTGGGAGAGGCATCGTAGAGCAGTGCTGCGTACGAGGATGTGACCTCCAGCATTTGGAGTCATACTGTGCCAAACCCAAAAGAGTGCGCCGTCATGACCCTGCGCTTCTTCAGGAGACTGTG GAAGAGCAATTCTGGCGGGTGTTTCAAAGACGACACCAACAGCTTGCTGAGATAAACAGGGATGGGGAAGCCACATCTGAAAGACTCAGAGAGCGAGCGCTCTACCAAAGAAACTTCAGTGGTCCAGTTTTACTAAATTCAGACACCAAGACACCCAACCGACCACCTTCTGCTCGCCACCATCTTTCCACTGACCGAATGACATCCATAGTTACGTTTATCCCCCAGATTGGAGAGTCATAG
- the serping1 gene encoding plasma protease C1 inhibitor, translating to MSLKLYLGTAISMYRIVLLLLLELSLTSCDLTIPSNLDISLPCLPDNAPVLGASEFTWKFTPAKTHGQRLLPWKGNILHLTNLNATNEGEYKCVQEGWKEEGRVRLGRTFTIRVAEPLPFWEWKVIKGQAGDDVTLPCQVPNSLPSGPNKQAPVVWKREISGHWVQLYPKDKDEHNNEDRVFWDIRPEEQDWSIQLLKAEEKDSGMYQCITHDSTETLLVELEIEAPPLPRCYNQTGPWEPCVDPENRSWRSILRESLVHFSTTVYSHLKGSKPTTNLIFSPISIATVLSNLLLGARAETRTQLENALKIPNDYSCVHSEMKRLKKLTKETVGMASTIYYAPDQTLGEAFINQSLEFYDSVPQKLTGDSDLNAKLINKWVEQKTHGKITHLVDDVDPSTMFVLVNAVYFNSKWKMVFESMNKMAEFTKFSDEVENVPCLFSSKYKLGISYIQNLQAQVGRFPLTDKNSLYILLPSTTSEESFTKMESKINFDTISEMVSEMSNIALQTAEVTLPKIKLAVTTPLERLLTSLGLSNLFDDPNLCGMTTEQSPISDARHRAFLSLTEKGVEGAAATSISLSRSFPIFTALQPFILIVWNDEIGAPLFMGRIVDPNSSQ from the exons aTGAGCTTGAAGCTGTATCT GGGTACTGCCATCAGTATGTATCGAATCGTTCTGCTGCTCTTGTTAGAG CTCTCCCTGACTTCCTGTGATCTGACCATTCCATCAAACCTCGACATTTCCCTTCCTTGCCTTCCTGATAATGCACCTGTGCTGGGTGCCTCTGAATTTACCTGGAAGTTTACGCCCGCTAAGACACACGGTCAGCGTCTCCTGCCTTGGAAAGGCAACATCTTGCACCTCACAAACCTAAATGCCACCAACGAAGGAGAGTACAAGTGTGTACAAGAAGGATGGAAAGAAGAAGGTCGGGTGAGGTTGGGAAGAACATTCACAATACGTGTTGCAG AACCGCTACCATTCTGGGAGTGGAAAGTCATTAAAGGGCAAGCTGGCGATGATGTGACCCTTCCATGTCAGGTTCCTAATTCTCTCCCATCTGGACCGAACAAACAAGCCCCTGTAGTCTGGAAACGAGAGATATCTGGACACTGGGTGCAGCTTTACCCCAAAGATAAAGATGAACACAACAATGAGGACAGGGTATTCTGGGATATCAGGCCTGAAGAACAGGACTGGTCCATACAACTTCTTAAGGCTGAAGAAAAGGATTCTGGAATGTATCAATGTATCACACATGATTCGACTGAGACGCTGTTGGTGGAGCTGGAAATTGAAG CTCCTCCTCTGCCCCGCTGCTATAACCAAACCGGCCCCTGGGAGCCCTGCGTGGATCCTGAGAACAGATCATGGAGATCAATTTTGCGGGAATCGCTCGTTCATTTTTCCACTACAGTCTACTCTCATCTTAAAGGTTCAAAGCCGACAACAAACTTGATCTTCTCCCCAATCAGTATTGCTACAGTTCTCTCTAACCTGCTTTTGG GTGCCCGAGCTGAGACCAGAACGCAGTTAGAAAATGCTCTCAAGATACCCAACGACTACTCCTGTGTGCATTCTGAAATGAAACGACtgaaaaaattaaccaaagagACAGTGGGCATGGCCTCTACCATCTATTACGCTCCAG ACCAAACGTTGGGTGAGGCATTCATCAACCAATCACTGGAGTTTTATGACTCAGTACCACAGAAGCTGACCGGTGACAGTGATCTCAACGCAAAGCTCATCAATAAATGGGTGGAACAGAAAACGCATGGGAAAATCACTCATTTAGTTGATGATGTGGATCCATCCACAATGTTTGTTCTGGTAAATGCCGTCTACTTTAACA GTAAATGGAAGATGGTTTTTGAATCCATGAATAAAATGGCAGAGTTTACAAAATTCTCAGATGAGGTTGAAAACGTGCCCTGCCTCTTCAGCTCCAAATACAAGCTTGGCATAAGCTACATCCAAAACTTACAAGCTCAG GTTGGAAGGTTTCCTCTCACAGACAAAAACAGTCTTTACATACTGCTGCCATCCACAACATCAGAagaatccttcacaaaaatggagaGTAAAATAAACTTCGATACTATTTCAGAAATGGTTTCTGAAATGAGCAACATCGCACTTCAAACTGCGGAGGTCACGCTGCCGAAAATAAAGCTGGCTGTGACCACACCATTGGAGAGGTTATTGACCAGTCTGG GTTTATCAAATCTCTTCGATGATCCTAACCTGTGTGGTATGACTACTGAACAATCACCCATCTCGGACGCTCGCCATCGTGCCTTTCTGTCGCTCACGGAGAAGGGAGTGGAGGGGGCAGCGGCGACCAGCATTTCTCTCTCTCGTTCTTTCCCTATTTTCACAGCCCTACAGCCCTTCATTCTGATCGTGTGGAACGATGAGATCGGTGCTCCTCTCTTCATGGGAAGGATTGTTGATCCAAATAGCTCACAGTAA